One region of Marivirga arenosa genomic DNA includes:
- a CDS encoding 5-formyltetrahydrofolate cyclo-ligase, translated as MDKKTLRKVYLEKRKFLSEAEYERRNILLYGQLVDLFNEHPFKSVHTFIPIVKNNEPDVFQFIQYLWTKKPQINTITSITDLNSTKLHHFQIDNTTTFITNEWGIPEPQDCNQFSLKDIDCVLVPMIIGTKSGHRIGYGKGYYDRFLSQCSANTKFIGINLGPLLEGEKFINQYDVPMDYMITPFERLKIN; from the coding sequence ATGGATAAAAAAACGCTTCGAAAAGTTTATTTAGAGAAAAGGAAATTTTTGAGTGAAGCAGAATATGAAAGAAGAAATATTTTGCTCTATGGTCAATTGGTAGATTTATTTAATGAACATCCATTTAAGAGTGTGCATACTTTTATCCCAATTGTTAAAAATAATGAACCAGATGTATTTCAGTTCATACAGTATTTATGGACTAAAAAACCACAAATCAATACCATCACTAGCATTACAGATTTAAATAGCACGAAATTACATCATTTTCAGATAGATAATACTACTACTTTTATAACGAATGAATGGGGAATCCCTGAACCTCAAGATTGCAATCAGTTTTCATTGAAAGATATTGATTGTGTATTGGTTCCCATGATTATTGGAACTAAAAGTGGACATAGAATAGGTTACGGTAAAGGATATTACGATAGATTTTTAAGCCAATGTAGTGCCAATACTAAATTTATCGGAATCAATCTTGGGCCACTTTTGGAAGGTGAAAAATTCATAAATCAATATGATGTTCCAATGGATTATATGATCACTCCTTTTGAGCGATTAAAAATCAATTGA
- a CDS encoding potassium channel family protein: protein MSFRSYKRLIYYLIAFLAIFLFLVFNLLEFELRSEEGEIETLSDAFWYSIVTLTTVGYGDMVPTSTGGRAIGYILIFLSLGVYGLLIGQISTIMANIKEHKKLGMYGTNFEDHIVVIGWTHFGKTVIDQLIKAGRKVAIVTRNRDNIDLLKELYQNKNLFVLYSDYENFELLEKVNIQKSNTVFINLEDDTEKLVYILNLKKEYSGLNFIVTLENSNLKQTFISAGVTHAISRNEIASRLLASYMFEPDVALYSEEILAYPTNDEEYDMKQFKVLEKNPYNGQEYNKVFFELKKNENVILMGLVRVEEGKRTAYKNPADNFKIRTGDYLIMLMNQKTQRSIKRVFNLEEGV from the coding sequence ATGAGCTTTAGAAGTTATAAAAGACTTATCTATTATCTGATTGCCTTCTTAGCAATTTTCTTATTCCTAGTATTTAATCTATTAGAATTTGAGTTACGCTCTGAGGAAGGGGAAATTGAGACATTATCAGATGCATTTTGGTACTCAATTGTCACTTTAACTACTGTTGGCTATGGTGATATGGTTCCCACCTCAACTGGCGGAAGAGCAATTGGTTATATTCTAATATTTTTGAGTTTAGGAGTATACGGTCTATTAATTGGTCAAATCTCAACCATTATGGCAAATATTAAAGAACATAAAAAACTGGGTATGTACGGAACAAATTTTGAAGATCATATAGTAGTAATTGGTTGGACACATTTTGGTAAAACCGTTATCGATCAATTAATAAAAGCAGGAAGAAAAGTAGCTATTGTTACCAGGAATAGAGACAACATTGACCTACTTAAGGAGCTTTATCAAAACAAAAACCTGTTTGTATTATACTCTGATTACGAAAATTTTGAATTACTAGAAAAGGTAAATATTCAGAAGTCAAATACAGTTTTTATAAACCTAGAGGATGATACTGAAAAATTAGTATACATACTAAATCTTAAAAAGGAATACTCAGGCTTAAACTTCATAGTAACACTTGAAAACTCGAATCTTAAGCAAACATTCATAAGTGCTGGAGTAACTCATGCCATTTCACGTAATGAAATTGCAAGCAGGCTGCTAGCAAGCTATATGTTTGAGCCCGATGTAGCGCTGTATTCTGAAGAGATTTTGGCCTATCCTACCAACGATGAAGAGTATGATATGAAGCAGTTTAAAGTGCTTGAAAAAAACCCCTATAACGGCCAGGAGTACAATAAAGTGTTTTTTGAATTGAAGAAAAATGAGAATGTGATCCTTATGGGCTTGGTAAGAGTGGAAGAAGGAAAAAGAACAGCTTACAAAAATCCAGCTGATAATTTCAAAATACGAACTGGTGATTATTTAATAATGCTGATGAATCAGAAAACTCAGAGAAGTATAAAAAGAGTTTTTAATTTAGAGGAAGGTGTTTAA
- the bshC gene encoding bacillithiol biosynthesis cysteine-adding enzyme BshC, with product MKVGCIDFFETGLFAPIFNDFIKQKEELKSFYHRYPNVESFQAQIDEKSESSVNRDKLVEVLEKQYQTVEQLEELVQDNIKSLSDSKTFTLTTGHQLNVFTGPLYFHFKIITVINACKQLKAKYPDYNFVPVYWMASEDHDLDEIKSIQIEGKKYKWNTEQTGAVGRMATDGLPELAKEIAGEGSIFDKAYSNAENLADAVRAYVNAIYGKYGLVVVDADDHDLKSEFKHVIEDDVIKNTANQLVEERSQALDNIGYKTQSFPREINFFYLKDGVRERIVKEEGVYKVLETDIQFSETEIKAEIDQYPERFSPNVILRPLYQECILPNLAYTGGPAEVAYWLQLKPVFEYFKVPFPILLPRNFGMIIPNVIRHKIKKLKLADVDLFTEREELKKQITKRITSVKLNLNDERQKLKHLLADIKQFAGDVDITLSQMTEAETEKISNSIDKIEKKMMAAEKRKHADKMRQTDEVKDYLFPSNGLQERKENFLPFFKADSQFIKGLLKAFDPFNLQFHIMRWDG from the coding sequence ATGAAGGTAGGCTGTATTGATTTTTTTGAAACTGGACTTTTTGCGCCAATTTTTAATGATTTTATTAAGCAAAAAGAAGAATTAAAAAGTTTTTACCACCGCTACCCAAATGTTGAATCATTTCAAGCTCAAATAGATGAAAAATCTGAGAGCTCTGTCAATAGAGATAAATTAGTCGAGGTTTTAGAAAAACAATATCAGACTGTTGAACAGCTTGAGGAGTTAGTACAGGATAACATTAAGAGTTTATCTGATTCAAAAACTTTCACCTTGACTACCGGACATCAGTTGAATGTATTTACAGGGCCATTATATTTCCACTTTAAGATAATTACGGTTATTAATGCTTGTAAGCAATTAAAGGCAAAATATCCGGATTATAATTTTGTACCAGTCTATTGGATGGCTTCTGAAGATCATGATTTAGATGAAATCAAATCTATTCAAATTGAAGGGAAGAAATACAAATGGAATACTGAGCAGACTGGTGCCGTTGGCAGAATGGCAACTGATGGTCTGCCCGAACTAGCAAAAGAAATTGCTGGAGAAGGAAGTATTTTTGATAAAGCGTATTCCAATGCTGAAAACTTAGCAGATGCTGTTCGAGCGTATGTAAATGCTATTTATGGTAAATACGGATTGGTAGTAGTAGATGCAGATGATCATGATTTAAAATCTGAATTCAAGCATGTTATCGAAGATGATGTTATAAAAAATACTGCTAATCAATTAGTGGAAGAGCGTTCTCAAGCTCTAGATAATATTGGGTATAAAACACAATCTTTTCCTAGAGAGATTAATTTCTTTTATCTCAAAGATGGAGTTAGAGAAAGAATAGTGAAAGAGGAGGGTGTTTATAAAGTACTAGAAACGGATATTCAATTTAGTGAAACTGAAATAAAAGCAGAGATTGATCAGTACCCTGAGCGATTTAGCCCCAATGTTATTTTAAGACCATTATACCAGGAGTGTATCCTTCCTAATTTAGCCTATACTGGAGGTCCCGCAGAAGTAGCTTATTGGCTTCAATTGAAACCAGTTTTTGAGTACTTTAAAGTTCCTTTCCCAATATTATTGCCTAGAAATTTTGGGATGATTATACCAAATGTAATACGTCATAAAATTAAAAAGTTAAAATTGGCAGATGTTGATTTGTTTACTGAAAGGGAGGAGTTGAAGAAGCAAATCACAAAAAGAATCACTTCTGTAAAATTAAATTTAAATGACGAGCGTCAGAAATTAAAACATTTACTGGCAGATATTAAGCAGTTTGCTGGAGATGTAGATATTACCTTGTCTCAAATGACAGAAGCTGAGACTGAAAAAATCAGCAACTCAATTGATAAGATTGAGAAGAAAATGATGGCAGCAGAAAAGCGCAAGCATGCTGATAAAATGAGGCAAACCGATGAAGTGAAGGATTATTTATTTCCTTCAAATGGTTTACAAGAAAGAAAAGAGAACTTTCTCCCGTTCTTCAAAGCCGACTCTCAATTTATTAAAGGATTGTTAAAGGCTTTTGATCCATTTAATTTGCAATTCCATATAATGAGATGGGATGGATAA
- a CDS encoding DUF6048 family protein, protein MRLILSFIFFSFLSVAVFAQEATEQESDSVKKELAKIQKPKVPKSFYIPTGLRVGTDLVALGVNAFGDKRTRYEFQGDIDFHRIYLVGSYGINEYQNSGEEFTYSNEGSYYRIGLEADFLQYDPDHNTLTFGLRYAKSNFSETLITNITNPFYGLYEESLTNKNVKASWIEMTAGLRVMILKNLYMGYNFRIQLNRRIVNADQFRTYDIPGFGRAEFDNRWTFNYYLVYRIKWKEKKLMEKPR, encoded by the coding sequence ATGCGCCTAATATTAAGCTTTATATTTTTTAGTTTTTTGAGCGTTGCAGTTTTTGCTCAAGAAGCTACAGAACAGGAATCTGATTCTGTAAAAAAAGAACTTGCTAAAATCCAGAAGCCAAAAGTTCCTAAATCCTTTTATATCCCAACGGGCCTAAGAGTGGGAACGGATTTGGTTGCTTTAGGAGTCAATGCTTTTGGTGATAAACGTACACGTTACGAATTTCAAGGAGACATCGACTTTCACAGAATTTATTTGGTAGGATCATATGGGATCAACGAATATCAAAACAGCGGTGAGGAATTTACTTACAGCAATGAAGGGAGTTATTACAGAATTGGTTTAGAAGCTGACTTCTTACAATATGACCCAGACCATAACACTTTAACATTCGGCTTAAGATATGCTAAATCTAATTTTTCTGAGACTTTAATTACCAATATCACTAATCCTTTTTACGGATTATATGAAGAAAGCTTAACCAATAAAAATGTTAAGGCAAGCTGGATTGAAATGACTGCTGGGTTACGAGTAATGATTTTGAAAAACCTTTATATGGGGTATAACTTCAGAATACAGCTTAATCGAAGAATTGTAAATGCGGACCAATTCCGAACTTACGATATACCAGGTTTCGGCCGAGCAGAGTTTGATAATCGCTGGACTTTCAATTACTACCTAGTATACAGAATTAAATGGAAAGAGAAAAAATTAATGGAAAAACCTCGTTAA
- a CDS encoding DUF1573 domain-containing protein yields the protein MKSLVYAIVAVGLLTLGACNGDLEKRVTDLERRVAALEGNGGTAANSTAVKTASQNTTQASTSTPNQKPDGPLPVMEFTEKTHDFGTITEGDVVTKVFKFKNTGEAPLIISNATSSCGCTVPSYPKNEPIAPGEEGEIEVKYNSRGKKNQDNKVVRITANTWPATNNITIKAFVEPKADNSSAGPVKQ from the coding sequence ATGAAAAGTTTAGTATATGCAATTGTGGCAGTAGGATTATTAACGCTAGGCGCTTGTAATGGCGATTTAGAAAAGCGTGTTACTGACCTGGAAAGAAGAGTAGCTGCTTTAGAAGGAAATGGAGGAACCGCTGCTAACAGTACTGCTGTTAAAACAGCATCTCAAAATACAACACAAGCTTCTACTTCTACTCCTAACCAAAAACCCGATGGACCATTACCTGTAATGGAATTCACTGAAAAAACGCACGACTTCGGAACAATTACTGAAGGTGATGTTGTAACCAAAGTATTTAAATTCAAAAATACGGGTGAAGCACCTTTAATTATTTCAAATGCTACTTCATCATGCGGTTGTACTGTTCCATCTTACCCTAAAAATGAGCCAATTGCTCCAGGAGAAGAAGGTGAAATTGAAGTAAAGTATAACTCTAGAGGTAAAAAGAATCAGGATAACAAAGTAGTTAGAATTACAGCTAACACTTGGCCTGCTACTAACAATATTACAATTAAAGCATTTGTTGAGCCTAAGGCTGACAATTCAAGTGCAGGACCCGTAAAACAATAA
- the yajC gene encoding preprotein translocase subunit YajC, with product MIQLILAQATTGGDNAWMSQLLLFGGIILVFYFFMIRPQQKKQKDQKKFISEIKKGDAVVTIGGLHGKVYQVEEDKIVLEVDKGTKMVFEKSAVSLEQSKKLQEK from the coding sequence ATGATACAATTAATTTTAGCGCAAGCTACAACAGGTGGCGACAATGCATGGATGAGCCAATTATTATTATTTGGTGGTATAATCTTAGTTTTTTACTTCTTCATGATTCGTCCGCAGCAGAAAAAGCAAAAGGATCAGAAGAAATTTATATCTGAAATTAAGAAAGGTGATGCAGTTGTCACGATAGGTGGTTTACACGGAAAAGTGTACCAAGTAGAAGAAGATAAGATTGTTTTAGAAGTAGATAAGGGTACAAAAATGGTTTTCGAAAAATCAGCCGTATCATTAGAACAAAGTAAAAAACTTCAAGAAAAATAA
- the coaE gene encoding dephospho-CoA kinase (Dephospho-CoA kinase (CoaE) performs the final step in coenzyme A biosynthesis.), whose translation MKKIGITGGIGAGKSLICEVFNLLGVPNYPADYRAKWLQSNDPELKKLIVINFGNEAYLNNGELNREYLSKAVFNDDKKLKTLNGLVHPAVAKDFEYWCDKHSDKAYVLKEAALLYETGSYKQLDATINVHANQELRIERTLKRDPQRTKESVLSIMNKQFSDQKRLNLADHIIYNDESRSVILQVIKLHEELVNL comes from the coding sequence ATGAAAAAAATAGGCATCACAGGGGGAATTGGAGCAGGTAAAAGCTTGATATGTGAAGTCTTTAATCTTTTAGGGGTTCCGAATTATCCTGCAGATTATAGGGCCAAATGGCTACAATCAAATGACCCTGAACTCAAAAAACTGATTGTTATAAACTTTGGCAATGAAGCGTATTTAAACAATGGTGAATTAAATAGAGAATATTTAAGTAAAGCCGTATTTAATGATGATAAAAAATTAAAAACCTTAAATGGTTTAGTTCACCCTGCAGTAGCAAAAGACTTTGAATATTGGTGTGACAAGCATTCCGATAAAGCTTATGTATTGAAAGAAGCAGCTCTATTATATGAAACAGGTTCATATAAACAATTAGATGCTACTATAAATGTACACGCCAATCAGGAATTAAGGATAGAACGAACTCTAAAAAGAGACCCACAACGCACTAAAGAAAGTGTTCTATCCATCATGAACAAACAATTCTCTGATCAAAAAAGATTAAACTTAGCTGACCATATCATTTATAATGATGAAAGTAGATCTGTGATTCTGCAAGTAATAAAACTACATGAGGAATTAGTAAACTTATAA
- a CDS encoding YtxH domain-containing protein, giving the protein MSKGGSNLFAFLAGAAAGAIVGILYAPDTGENTRDKLSYRLGKYKEMLEDLLNDISEGEDLGLSSARSDGEKVVNSAKQKAEQLLTDVDALLGQIKNKEEK; this is encoded by the coding sequence ATGAGTAAAGGAGGAAGCAATCTATTCGCATTTTTAGCCGGTGCAGCAGCAGGCGCTATAGTAGGAATTTTATACGCTCCTGATACCGGTGAGAATACAAGAGATAAGTTAAGCTACCGCTTAGGAAAATATAAAGAAATGCTAGAGGATTTATTAAATGATATTTCTGAAGGTGAAGATTTAGGACTAAGCAGTGCACGTAGCGATGGGGAGAAAGTAGTAAATTCAGCTAAACAAAAAGCAGAACAATTATTAACTGATGTTGACGCATTATTGGGTCAAATTAAAAACAAAGAAGAAAAATAA
- a CDS encoding DUF6452 family protein: MKSMIKKSILIALIFSIFACDVDSNCNTLNVDFVTFQTFTIKEGEEEQVQVIFDSIVSPESDSTFFQSDTLSIFELPLNPGSNQTSFYFYYGPFVDSIEFNYETRNAVDSPECGIDLEFVGMDTTFQTFDSLVIVNDTLKRTVNAPNIKLYIF; the protein is encoded by the coding sequence ATGAAGTCAATGATCAAGAAAAGCATTCTAATAGCACTTATATTCAGCATTTTTGCTTGTGATGTAGATAGCAACTGCAATACCTTAAATGTTGATTTTGTTACTTTTCAAACCTTTACAATCAAAGAAGGTGAAGAAGAACAAGTTCAGGTTATTTTCGATAGTATTGTTAGCCCTGAATCCGACAGCACATTTTTTCAAAGTGATACCTTAAGTATTTTTGAACTTCCACTTAATCCAGGTTCAAATCAAACCAGTTTTTATTTTTATTATGGCCCGTTTGTGGATAGCATTGAATTCAATTATGAAACAAGAAATGCTGTTGACTCTCCTGAATGTGGCATTGACTTAGAGTTTGTAGGTATGGATACTACTTTCCAAACATTCGATTCATTAGTAATTGTAAATGATACTTTAAAAAGAACTGTAAATGCGCCTAATATTAAGCTTTATATTTTTTAG
- a CDS encoding tetratricopeptide repeat protein — MKAYFPIIIFLLFAHSLSSQNIDSLENLLTSNLNKPDKINVLISLCEEYRTSDPNSMRLYAEELITLSDGDSSTNSFAWAQYYLGDYYYIVDESNQTEKYFLSAYEIFKNRENAIGASKAAASLANIYFFFDRYKTSLSFAESALDLAYQTNNKELQSNLLSLMCDIYTYMEQYNLAIQHCVQSLKIKEELKMVKGKEVTMNSIGLIYQELGSYKKAEEYLFKALKLAEKNAQPYNIATTYSNIGNYFLVIGETEKALQNFQNAMQIDSVSQDKIGLAYSFFDIGKIYVINKQFDEALSYLNKAQVLAASQNMPELLARIGIEKGEVFTSRSEYQKSVSVIKNSISIAQKINSTPILKDCYQDLSKIYDEMGDKNNALIYMKLYMLESERKYKAENIKSIAEIEAIYKIDQKEQEIDLLKKDNAIKELRAEQRTFFIAALGIGLVLLIILIIILYSRNKIKNRTNQALREQNSAIQEQKEEIESQKEELAETSHKLSIQNRQITDSINYAKQIQDSLLPQVQTIKESFPESFIFYRARDIVSGDFYWYTKIENKVAVALVDCTGHGVPGAFMTVLANSLLNQIVIETGITSPDLIVSLLDQKIQQNLHQENINSSNTDGLDIGLLMIDQKKKTLEFTGTKIPLYLYQNSDITIIEPDRNSVGSTQLSEKDFTKKEIKYNEGDIIYLSSDGYQDQFGGSRNKKYMKSNFRLLLEKIAQKPIYEQESLIEKEFINWRGSTPQTDDILVIGLKL; from the coding sequence ATGAAAGCTTATTTCCCCATCATAATATTCTTATTATTTGCCCATTCGCTATCGTCTCAAAATATCGATAGTTTAGAAAATCTCCTTACATCTAATTTAAATAAACCCGATAAAATAAATGTATTAATAAGTCTATGTGAAGAATATAGAACATCAGATCCTAATTCCATGCGGCTTTATGCTGAAGAACTTATTACTTTATCAGACGGGGATTCTTCTACAAATAGTTTTGCTTGGGCACAATATTATCTAGGTGACTACTATTATATCGTAGATGAATCTAATCAGACAGAAAAATATTTTCTTTCTGCATACGAAATTTTTAAAAATAGAGAAAATGCTATTGGAGCATCAAAAGCCGCAGCATCATTAGCCAACATTTACTTTTTCTTCGATCGTTATAAAACTTCACTAAGTTTTGCAGAGTCTGCCTTAGATTTAGCATATCAAACTAATAATAAAGAGCTGCAGTCTAACCTTCTTTCACTTATGTGTGATATATACACTTATATGGAGCAGTATAATCTTGCTATCCAGCATTGTGTTCAATCCCTAAAAATTAAGGAAGAGCTTAAGATGGTAAAAGGTAAAGAGGTGACCATGAACTCTATTGGACTTATATACCAAGAGTTAGGCTCCTATAAAAAAGCTGAAGAGTATTTATTTAAGGCATTAAAATTAGCCGAAAAAAATGCTCAACCCTATAATATAGCCACAACTTACAGCAATATTGGCAATTACTTTCTAGTAATAGGTGAGACTGAAAAAGCACTACAGAACTTCCAAAACGCTATGCAGATCGATTCAGTAAGCCAAGATAAAATCGGTCTAGCATACTCTTTCTTTGATATCGGCAAAATATATGTAATCAATAAGCAATTTGATGAAGCTTTAAGCTACTTAAACAAAGCTCAGGTTTTAGCAGCATCACAAAATATGCCGGAACTACTAGCAAGAATAGGTATTGAAAAAGGTGAGGTTTTCACATCAAGATCTGAGTATCAGAAATCAGTTAGCGTTATAAAAAATAGTATTAGTATAGCTCAAAAAATTAATTCAACTCCAATACTTAAGGATTGCTATCAGGATCTCTCAAAAATTTATGATGAAATGGGAGATAAAAACAATGCTCTTATCTATATGAAGCTTTATATGCTTGAATCTGAAAGAAAATATAAAGCTGAAAACATTAAATCTATTGCGGAAATAGAGGCTATTTATAAAATCGACCAGAAAGAGCAAGAAATTGATCTGTTAAAAAAAGATAATGCCATTAAAGAACTCAGAGCCGAACAGAGAACATTTTTCATAGCGGCATTAGGTATTGGTCTTGTCTTATTAATTATTCTCATCATCATTTTATACAGTAGAAATAAAATTAAAAATAGAACCAACCAAGCCTTAAGAGAACAGAACAGTGCAATCCAGGAACAAAAAGAAGAAATTGAAAGTCAGAAAGAAGAATTAGCAGAGACCAGTCATAAACTTAGTATACAAAATAGACAGATTACAGACAGCATCAATTACGCAAAGCAGATTCAAGATTCATTATTACCTCAAGTACAAACCATAAAGGAGTCTTTTCCAGAATCATTCATATTTTATAGAGCTAGAGATATCGTAAGTGGAGATTTTTATTGGTACACAAAAATTGAAAACAAGGTCGCTGTTGCTTTGGTAGATTGTACAGGTCATGGAGTGCCTGGTGCATTTATGACAGTTTTAGCTAATTCATTGTTGAATCAAATTGTGATTGAAACCGGAATTACTTCACCTGACTTAATTGTATCACTCTTAGACCAAAAAATACAGCAAAATCTTCATCAGGAAAACATCAACAGCTCTAATACGGATGGATTAGACATAGGCCTATTGATGATTGATCAAAAAAAGAAAACCTTAGAATTTACAGGTACCAAAATTCCTTTGTATTTGTATCAAAATTCAGATATTACAATTATAGAACCAGATCGAAATAGCGTTGGAAGCACACAACTTTCTGAAAAAGATTTTACAAAAAAGGAAATTAAATATAATGAGGGAGATATCATTTATTTAAGCTCAGATGGATATCAAGATCAATTTGGCGGAAGCAGGAATAAGAAATATATGAAAAGTAATTTTCGTTTATTACTTGAGAAGATTGCTCAAAAGCCGATTTATGAACAAGAATCATTAATTGAAAAAGAATTTATAAATTGGAGAGGAAGCACACCACAAACTGATGATATATTAGTGATTGGGCTTAAACTATAA
- the rimO gene encoding 30S ribosomal protein S12 methylthiotransferase RimO — MKTKGLKKDKVNVVTLGCSKNLVDSEVMITQLRGNDIDVSHESEKDDSNIIVVNTCGFIDNAKQESIDTILRYADAKEEGLIEKLYVTGCLSQRYRDDLEKEIPQVDAFFGTMELPLLLKKFKADYKHELVGERITTTANHFAYMKIAEGCDRPCSFCAIPLMRGKHVSRPIEELVKEAQNMARNGTKEILLIAQDSTYYGLDIYKKRNLAELLRQLSDVEGIEWIRLHYAFPTGFPEDILDVMAERDNICNYLDMPLQHGSTKMLKAMRRGTTREKQEALIEKIREKVPNIALRTTLITGHPGETEEDFQELMDFVRNTRFDRLGVFPYSHEENTHAFSFEDDVPDEIKQERADAVMELQTQISEELNQAKIGKSFKVLVDRKEGGFFVGRTEHDSPEVDNEVLIDATESYARIGDFVKVEITDATEFDLYGKLK, encoded by the coding sequence TTGAAGACGAAAGGATTAAAGAAAGATAAGGTAAATGTAGTCACATTAGGCTGCTCAAAAAACTTAGTAGATTCTGAGGTAATGATTACCCAGCTTAGGGGTAACGATATAGATGTGTCACATGAATCCGAAAAGGATGATTCTAATATTATAGTAGTAAATACCTGTGGATTCATAGATAATGCAAAGCAGGAATCAATAGATACTATTTTACGATATGCTGACGCCAAGGAAGAAGGCCTAATTGAGAAATTATATGTGACCGGCTGCCTTTCACAACGCTACAGAGACGATTTAGAAAAGGAAATTCCACAAGTTGATGCCTTTTTTGGTACTATGGAATTGCCTTTATTACTCAAAAAATTCAAGGCGGATTATAAACATGAATTAGTGGGGGAAAGAATTACCACTACAGCTAACCATTTTGCCTACATGAAAATAGCGGAAGGTTGTGATAGACCTTGTTCTTTCTGTGCAATACCATTAATGCGTGGAAAACATGTTTCTCGACCAATTGAAGAGCTAGTAAAAGAGGCTCAAAATATGGCTAGAAATGGCACTAAAGAAATATTACTAATAGCTCAAGATTCTACCTACTATGGTTTAGATATCTACAAGAAAAGAAATTTGGCTGAATTGCTTCGCCAACTATCTGATGTGGAAGGCATAGAATGGATAAGATTACATTATGCATTCCCAACTGGTTTCCCGGAAGATATTCTAGATGTAATGGCTGAGAGAGATAATATCTGTAATTATTTAGATATGCCGCTTCAGCATGGTTCTACCAAAATGCTGAAGGCAATGAGAAGAGGGACAACCCGCGAGAAGCAAGAAGCATTAATTGAAAAAATAAGAGAGAAAGTTCCAAATATTGCATTAAGAACTACTTTAATAACAGGCCATCCTGGTGAAACGGAAGAAGATTTTCAGGAATTAATGGATTTTGTAAGAAATACAAGATTCGATCGCTTAGGTGTTTTTCCATATTCTCATGAAGAAAATACGCATGCATTTAGTTTTGAAGATGATGTTCCGGATGAAATTAAACAAGAAAGAGCGGATGCCGTAATGGAATTACAGACTCAAATTTCTGAGGAGCTTAATCAAGCTAAAATAGGAAAGTCATTCAAAGTGTTAGTGGATAGAAAAGAGGGTGGGTTTTTTGTTGGAAGAACTGAACATGATTCACCTGAAGTAGATAATGAAGTATTGATTGATGCAACGGAAAGCTATGCACGAATTGGTGATTTTGTAAAAGTGGAAATTACCGATGCTACAGAGTTTGACTTATATGGTAAATTGAAATAA